The Pan troglodytes isolate AG18354 chromosome 8, NHGRI_mPanTro3-v2.0_pri, whole genome shotgun sequence genome window below encodes:
- the UTF1 gene encoding undifferentiated embryonic cell transcription factor 1 has translation MLRTRVGGPGGAWPSPRPRAPRSSPGMLLRPRRPPPLAPPAPPSPASPDPEPRTPGDAPGTPPRRPASPSALGELGLPVSPGSAQRTPWSARETELLLGTLLQPAVWRALLLDRRQALPTYRRVSAALAQQQVRRTPAQCRRRYKFLKDKFREAHGQPPGPFDEQIRKLMGLLGDNGRKRPRRRSPGSGRPQRVRRPVPNAHAPAPSEPDATPLPTARDRDADPTWTLRFSPSPPKSADASRAPSSPPAPAPTAVATCIPEDRAPVRGPGSPPPPPAREDPDSPPGRPEDCAPPPAAPPSLNTALLQTLGHLGDIANILGPLRDQLLTLNQHVEQLRGAFDQTVSLAVGFILGSAAAERGVLRDPCQ, from the exons ATGCTCAGAACGCGTGTGGGCGGCCCGGGCGGCGCCTGGCCCTCTCCCCGTCCTCGCGCGCCGCGCTCCAGCCCCGGGATGCTGCTCCGGCCCCGCAGGCCGCCCCCGCTCGCGCCCCCCGCGCCGCCCTCGCCCGCCAGCCCCGACCCCGAGCCGCGGACACCCGGAGACGCCCCGGGGACCCCGCCCCGGAGGCCCGCCTCGCCCAGCGCGCTGGGGGAACTCGGGTTGCCGGTGTCCCCGGGCTCGGCGCAGCGCACGCCCTGGAGCGCCCGGGAGACGGAGCTGCTGCTGGGGACGCTGCTGCAACCGGCCGTGTGGCGCGCGCTGCTCCTGGACCGCCGCCAGGCCCTGCCCACCTACCGCCGCGTGTCGGCCGCGCTGGCCCAGCAGCAGGTGCGCCGCACCCCCGCGCAGTGCCGCCGCCGCTACAAGTTCCTTAAAGACAAGTTTCGCGAGGCGCACGGCCAGCCGCCCGGGCCCTTCGACGAGCAGATCCGGAAGCTCATGGGGCTGCTGGGCGACAACGGGCGCAAACGGCCTCGCCGCCGCTCCCCGGGATCCGGGCGCCCCCAGCGCGTCCGCCGCCCGGTCCCCAACGCGCACGCGCCGGCTCCCAGCGAACCAG ACGCCACCCCGCTGCCCACCGCCCGCGACCGCGACGCGGACCCCACCTGGACGCTCCGCTTCAGCCCGTCCCCACCGAAGTCTGCGGACGCCTCCCGCGCCCCCAGCTCCCCGCCAGCTCCCGCCCCGACCGCCGTCGCCACCTGCATCCCCGAGGACCGCGCGCCCGTCCGCGGCCCCGGGTCCCCGCCGCCACCCCCGGCCCGCGAAGACCCCGACTCGCCGCCCGGCCGCCCCGAGGACTGCGCGCCCCCTCCGGCCGCGCCCCCGTCGCTGAACACCGCCCTGCTGCAGACCCTGGGGCACTTGGGCGACATCGCGAACATCCTGGGCCCTCTGCGCGACCAGCTGCTGACCTTGAACCAGCACGTGGAGCAGCTGCGCGGCGCCTTCGACCAGACAGTGTCCTTGGCCGTGGGCTTCATTCTGGGCAGCGCGGCCGCCGAGCGAGGGGTCCTCAGGGACCCGTGCCAGTGA